From a single Corvus hawaiiensis isolate bCorHaw1 chromosome 23, bCorHaw1.pri.cur, whole genome shotgun sequence genomic region:
- the LOC125337530 gene encoding basic proline-rich protein-like codes for MMDEERNPPFFPLRTQTRSACQPPALLSGLPPPPPRSRTIGWTDGRTDGWTDRQRRPRQARRRGAGREGRRGSGGQRWVPPAHSPAGDPLGRPGGGCLGILFFFLSLPVRSLAAGVAPAGRTPMGVGKRWPPPGSGSVTSGARRRHHHQPQHPRPCAPHPSWRPEQRAEERRGPPPEGTPPPLRPRFAPGPRLGRGAGAAFSLSSQPEAEGLFKFYFLFD; via the exons atgatgGATGAAGAGAGaaaccccccatttttccccctccgCACTCAAACCCGCTCTGCCTGCCAACCTCCGGCTCTGCTTTCCGGACtgccgccccccccgccccgcagcAGGACAATCggatggacggacggacggacggacggatggACGGACAGACAGCGCAGGCCCCGCCAGGCCCGGCGCAGGGGcgcaggcagggagggcaggaggggatCTGGGGGTCAGCGCTGGGTgccccctgcccacagcccggCCGGGGACCCCCTTGGCCGCCCCGGGGGAGGCTGTTTGgggattcttttctttttcttgtccCTCCCCGTCCGCTCGCTCGCCGCGGGGGTTGCTCCTGCTGGACGGACACCGATGGGTGTTGGGAAGCGCTGGCCCCCACCAGGCTCTGGCAGCGTCACCAGCGGGGCTCGGAGACGCCACCATCACCAG cCACAGCACCCCCGGCCCTGCGCCCCCCACCCATCCTGGCGGCcggagcagagagcagaggagaggagggggcCACCTCCGGAGGGGACCCCGCCCCCGCTTCGCCCCCGCTtcgcccccggcccccgcctcGGCCGTGGCGCCGGCGCCGcgttctctctctcctcccagccAGAAGCAGAGGGACtctttaagttttattttttatttgattaa